From Zalophus californianus isolate mZalCal1 chromosome 16, mZalCal1.pri.v2, whole genome shotgun sequence, one genomic window encodes:
- the ZNF830 gene encoding zinc finger protein 830, with amino-acid sequence MASSASARTPAGKRVVNQDELRRLMKEKQRLSTNRKRIESPFAKYNRLGQLSCALCNTPVKSELLWQTHVLGKQHREKVAELKGAKEATQSPSSSAGPQSAKRKASDADGQDAKRPKASPLPQVQPSTSALPTNFDRAGKESARATLSKVSGLGLLPDYEDEEEEEEEGGEGKRGDTSKQPSDAQGKEHSLSSSREATSGMLPGGFSDTHPPKAPLIPHSGSIEKAEIHEKVVERRENTAEALPEGFFDDPEIDARVRKVDAPKDQMDKEWDEFQKAMRQVNTISEAIVAEEDEEGRLDRQIGEIDEQIECYRRVEKLRNRQDEIKHKLKEVLTIKELQKKEEENVDSDDEGELQDLLSQDWRVKGALL; translated from the coding sequence ATGGCGTCCTCCGCCTCCGCTCGCACTCCGGCGGGGAAGCGAGTGGTGAATCAGGACGAACTGCGGCGGTTGATGAAGGAGAAGCAGCGTCTGAGCACCAATCGGAAACGGATAGAATCTCCATTTGCGAAGTACAACCGTTTGGGGCAGCTGAGCTGTGCCCTGTGTAACACCCCGGTGAAGAGCGAGCTCCTGTGGCAGACTCACGTCCTGGGAAAGCAGCACCGTGAGAAAGTGGCCGAGCTGAAAGGCGCGAAAGAAGCCACCCAGAGTCCGTCCTCCAGCGCAGGGCCTCAGTCAGCCAAGAGGAAGGCGTCGGATGCGGATGGCCAGGATGCCAAAAGACCCAAGGCCTCTCCGCTGCCTCAGGTACAGCCCTCCACATCCGCTTTGCCCACCAACTTTGACAGAGCAGGGAAGGAGTCCGCCAGAGCGACCCTCAGTAAGGTTTCGGGACTCGGTTTACTCCCTGATTAtgaagatgaggaagaggaggaggaagagggaggagaagggaaaagaggggaCACTAGCAAGCAGCCGTCCGACGCACAGGGCAAGGAACACTCGCTTTCCTCGTCGAGAGAGGCAACAAGTGGTATGCTGCCAGGCGGTTTCTCAGATACACATCCTCCCAAGGCCCCTTTAATTCCTCATTCAGGGTCAATTGAGAAagcagaaatacatgaaaaagtcgtggaaaggagagaaaacacagcGGAGGCATTACCGGAAGGCTTTTTTGACGACCCTGAGATAGATGCTAGGGTACGAAAGGTTGATGCCCCAAAGGATCAGATGGACAAAGAGTGGGACGAATTTCAAAAGGCCATGAGACAGGTCAATACCATTTCCGAAGCCATAGTTGCCGAAGAGGATGAGGAGGGACGGTTGGACCGGCAAATTGGGGAGATCGATGAGCAGATAGAATGTTACCGTCGGGTGGAAAAGCTTCGGAATCGCCAGgatgaaataaaacataagctTAAAGAGGTTCTGACTATAAAAGAActtcagaaaaaggaagaggagaatgtTGACAGCGATGATGAGGGAGAACTACAAGATTTGTTGTCTCAGGATTGGAGGGTAAAAGGGGCTTTGTTATAG